From a single Sediminibacterium sp. KACHI17 genomic region:
- a CDS encoding alkaline phosphatase family protein — protein sequence MKYLFVFILFVSGFTVKAQTDTSIRTLIVFFDGLRPDYITPELMPNVYAFSKKGVYGKQHHSVFPTVTRVNSSSYATGSYPGTNGIMGNTVYFPQVNPVKGLNTGDAKELNKITVATNDRLVTATSLGEALESVGQRMMVFSSGSSGQALLQNHKVGNGAIVNTSMILPESFKTVIEAKLGPIPAHSKPNHAQHKWITDALIDFGLVADGPLVNAIWYSDPDGTAHSDGIGSATANSSIQSVDTQFGRIIAAIGQKGWSNKVNIIISTDHGFVTKVGKMSVADFLIQKGLKKDKESDDVVAAEGALYVKNHDPEKIRQIVTALQQEDWVGAVFTRSEKNGDMKGWVPGTFSFEAIHWNHTERSADILVDENWSDAKNNAGYAGTSYSRGVAGHGGFSPYEVHIALLAGGPSFKQSYEGEIPTSNVDIAPTVLNIHNIPAPVTMTGRPFVELLRKYNGKLPLVKRSTLETSTAITGGMYKLKLDISEVGKYRYINFSKAEREIQASSGR from the coding sequence ATGAAATACTTATTTGTTTTTATACTCTTTGTTTCAGGTTTTACTGTTAAAGCACAAACTGATACATCAATACGAACCTTAATTGTTTTTTTTGATGGGTTACGCCCGGATTATATCACTCCCGAGCTAATGCCGAATGTATATGCATTCAGCAAAAAAGGAGTATATGGTAAACAACACCACAGTGTGTTTCCAACTGTAACAAGGGTGAATTCTTCTTCTTATGCTACCGGTAGTTATCCGGGAACCAATGGTATCATGGGTAACACGGTTTATTTTCCGCAAGTAAATCCTGTCAAAGGACTCAATACCGGGGATGCAAAAGAGTTGAATAAAATTACCGTTGCCACCAACGATCGATTGGTCACTGCCACTTCTTTGGGTGAGGCATTGGAGTCTGTAGGACAACGTATGATGGTATTTAGTTCTGGTTCAAGCGGACAAGCTTTATTACAGAATCATAAAGTAGGGAATGGAGCAATCGTGAATACTTCTATGATTCTTCCTGAATCATTCAAAACTGTTATAGAAGCTAAACTGGGACCTATTCCTGCACATAGTAAACCCAATCATGCACAACACAAATGGATCACTGATGCTTTGATCGATTTTGGGTTGGTAGCTGATGGTCCTTTGGTAAACGCTATTTGGTATTCAGATCCGGATGGAACTGCGCATAGTGATGGTATTGGTTCAGCTACTGCCAATAGTTCTATTCAGTCTGTGGATACACAATTTGGAAGGATCATAGCAGCAATAGGACAAAAAGGATGGAGCAATAAGGTCAATATCATTATTTCAACTGATCATGGATTTGTTACCAAAGTAGGAAAGATGAGTGTTGCAGATTTTTTGATCCAGAAAGGATTGAAAAAAGATAAAGAATCTGATGATGTAGTAGCAGCTGAAGGCGCTTTGTATGTAAAGAACCATGATCCGGAAAAGATACGTCAGATCGTTACAGCCTTGCAACAAGAAGATTGGGTAGGAGCAGTATTTACACGATCAGAAAAAAATGGGGATATGAAAGGCTGGGTACCCGGTACGTTTTCTTTCGAAGCGATTCATTGGAATCATACTGAGAGATCAGCAGATATTCTCGTTGATGAAAATTGGAGTGATGCAAAGAACAATGCAGGCTATGCCGGTACGAGTTATTCAAGAGGAGTGGCTGGACATGGAGGATTTAGTCCTTATGAAGTACACATCGCATTACTTGCCGGCGGACCTTCTTTCAAACAATCTTATGAAGGTGAGATACCTACTTCCAATGTTGATATTGCACCGACCGTATTGAATATTCATAATATACCGGCACCTGTTACAATGACGGGCAGACCTTTTGTGGAATTACTTCGCAAGTATAATGGGAAACTGCCTCTCGTAAAGAGATCTACCTTAGAAACCAGTACAGCTATTACAGGGGGGATGTATAAATTGAAATTGGATATTAGTGAAGTGGGTAAATATCGCTACATCAATTTCTCAAAAGCAGAAAGAGAGATTCAAGCAAGCAGTGGTAGATAA
- a CDS encoding SusD/RagB family nutrient-binding outer membrane lipoprotein → MIKSLKQYITLFIIMLLLNSCAKDFESLNTDPNRPKEVNPGVMLGQLQYRFVTSSITAARNFTHELMQVDAPRSSPGGVGLHRYVVNPGSGIWTNFYNYLIDVEDIYAIADKLNEPNYKAIALIYKAWAYSILTDLYGDVPFSEASKATEGKFQPAFDKQKDIYTKILSDLETANGLINTSKALTYGGDIVYNANALTGTVNQGMVKWKRFCNSLKLRLLLRISKRNDEMNVNNQITAMLADPVKYPLFVTNADEAILRFTGSFPYFNPYYNARQLEWRDGTYFTKFFLDKMNTDNDPRRVLWSTTITVNGTPSYVGIESGYPASTEYQVGRNSSYNDVLRTFPQMGIMMTLSELEFIRAELALKGFNTGRTARQHYESGITASMVQWGVTMPAGFLNQSGVVYNDAATTDKQLEQIMLQKYYAYFFVDYQSWFEKRRTGYPVLPRGTGIPAENKFPSRVPYPTYLQSLNADNLAKAVASMGGDNSDSKVWWEK, encoded by the coding sequence ATGATAAAGTCATTGAAGCAATATATCACTCTATTCATTATAATGTTATTACTGAATAGCTGTGCTAAAGATTTTGAATCACTGAATACAGATCCCAATCGTCCGAAAGAAGTGAATCCGGGTGTGATGTTGGGTCAGTTACAATATCGTTTTGTAACAAGCTCCATCACTGCTGCCAGAAATTTCACCCATGAATTGATGCAGGTGGATGCACCGCGTTCTAGTCCGGGTGGTGTTGGATTACACAGGTATGTAGTCAATCCCGGATCCGGTATCTGGACCAATTTTTATAATTATTTGATCGATGTGGAAGATATCTATGCGATAGCTGATAAATTGAATGAACCAAACTATAAAGCCATTGCGTTGATCTATAAAGCGTGGGCATATTCTATCCTTACAGACTTATATGGCGATGTGCCTTTTTCAGAAGCTTCCAAAGCAACAGAAGGAAAATTTCAACCTGCATTTGATAAACAAAAAGATATCTATACCAAAATACTGTCGGATCTTGAAACTGCGAATGGATTGATCAATACCAGTAAGGCATTGACCTATGGGGGTGATATCGTATACAATGCCAATGCATTAACGGGAACAGTGAATCAAGGAATGGTGAAGTGGAAGCGTTTTTGCAATTCCTTAAAACTGCGTTTATTGTTGCGCATCTCGAAACGCAATGATGAGATGAATGTAAACAATCAGATCACCGCTATGTTAGCAGATCCCGTGAAGTATCCTCTGTTCGTGACCAATGCAGATGAAGCTATTTTAAGATTCACAGGTTCTTTTCCTTATTTCAATCCTTATTATAATGCCCGACAATTGGAATGGAGGGATGGTACTTATTTCACAAAATTTTTTCTTGATAAAATGAATACGGATAATGATCCGAGAAGAGTATTGTGGAGTACCACCATTACTGTGAACGGCACACCTTCTTATGTGGGTATTGAGAGTGGTTATCCGGCCAGTACAGAATATCAGGTGGGTCGTAACTCAAGTTATAATGACGTATTGAGAACATTTCCGCAGATGGGTATCATGATGACCTTGTCTGAACTGGAATTCATCAGAGCAGAACTGGCATTGAAAGGATTTAATACAGGACGAACTGCCAGACAACATTATGAATCAGGCATCACCGCTTCAATGGTGCAATGGGGTGTTACCATGCCTGCAGGTTTTTTGAATCAATCAGGTGTTGTATACAATGATGCTGCAACAACCGATAAACAGTTAGAGCAGATCATGCTGCAAAAGTATTACGCTTATTTTTTTGTAGACTATCAATCATGGTTTGAAAAAAGAAGAACCGGATACCCTGTGCTGCCAAGAGGAACAGGTATACCAGCTGAAAATAAATTTCCCAGCCGCGTACCTTATCCAACCTATTTACAATCATTGAATGCTGATAATCTCGCAAAAGCAGTAGCGTCAATGGGTGGTGATAATAGTGATAGTAAAGTATGGTGGGAGAAATAA
- a CDS encoding dienelactone hydrolase family protein, translated as MDQQIINLYDEYTHKPLPREVFLKRLAVLAGSTAAAMAILPMLENNYAVAATIPEQDIELHTEDITYPAGDVTMKAYLAKPKKEGKYGAVIIIHENRGLNDHIRDVARRAAKAGYIAIAPDALSAAGGTPIDQDQARQLFSQIDAKQNLINFSKGFDYLKSRKDCNGFTGCVGFCWGGALVNQLAVNVPDLNAAVAFYGRQADAADVPKIKAALQLHYAGLDERINAGIPAYEEALKKNNVKYELYLYEGVNHAFHNDTSGARYNEAAAKLAWKRTLDFWAANMK; from the coding sequence ATGGATCAGCAAATCATCAACCTCTACGACGAGTATACCCATAAACCACTTCCAAGAGAAGTCTTTTTGAAGCGCTTGGCTGTATTGGCAGGAAGCACTGCTGCTGCCATGGCCATACTTCCAATGCTGGAAAATAATTATGCTGTTGCAGCCACCATTCCGGAGCAGGATATAGAATTACATACCGAAGACATTACCTATCCTGCCGGTGATGTAACAATGAAAGCCTATCTCGCCAAACCCAAAAAAGAAGGCAAGTATGGGGCCGTGATCATCATCCATGAAAATCGTGGATTGAATGATCATATTCGTGATGTTGCCAGACGTGCCGCCAAAGCTGGTTATATTGCCATTGCACCTGATGCACTATCTGCAGCCGGTGGTACACCAATAGATCAGGATCAGGCCAGACAATTATTCAGCCAGATCGATGCCAAACAAAATCTTATCAACTTCAGTAAAGGTTTTGATTACCTGAAAAGCAGAAAAGACTGTAACGGTTTTACCGGTTGCGTCGGATTTTGCTGGGGTGGAGCATTGGTGAATCAATTGGCCGTGAATGTTCCTGACCTCAATGCTGCTGTCGCATTTTATGGCAGACAGGCTGATGCAGCAGATGTTCCGAAAATAAAAGCTGCTTTACAACTTCATTATGCCGGTCTGGATGAACGTATCAATGCAGGAATACCTGCTTATGAAGAGGCATTGAAGAAAAACAATGTCAAATATGAACTCTATCTCTATGAAGGGGTGAATCATGCTTTTCATAATGATACTTCCGGAGCACGCTATAATGAAGCTGCTGCAAAACTTGCATGGAAAAGAACCCTCGACTTTTGGGCTGCTAACATGAAGTAG
- a CDS encoding NAD(P)-dependent alcohol dehydrogenase, which produces MIATKAYAAQDPKSPLGPFSLERRNPGPKDVQIEILYCGVCHSDIHQVRDEWGGSIFPMVPGHEIVGRVTNVGTEVTKFKVGDLAGVGCFVDSCRTCENCKSGIEQYCEEGMVGTYNGRERGTNAPTYGGYSTQIVVDEQYTLRISDKLPLAGVAPLLCAGITTYSPLRHVGVTKGHRVAVLGLGGLGHMAVKFAASFGAEVTMLSSSPSKEADAKKLGAHHFALTSDANTMKKLQNHFDFILNTVSAPHDYSTYLNLLRTNGTMIVVGVPPSPSEVPAFNLIMKRRSIIGSLIGGIKETQEMLDYCAEHNIVSDVEVIPMQQINEAYERMLKADVRYRFVIDLASLK; this is translated from the coding sequence ATGATAGCAACCAAAGCTTATGCAGCACAGGATCCCAAATCACCTTTGGGTCCGTTTTCACTGGAAAGAAGAAATCCCGGTCCAAAAGATGTTCAAATAGAGATCTTATACTGTGGCGTTTGTCATTCAGATATTCATCAGGTGCGTGATGAATGGGGTGGATCTATTTTCCCAATGGTACCCGGACATGAGATCGTTGGAAGGGTAACCAATGTGGGTACTGAAGTAACAAAGTTCAAAGTAGGTGATCTTGCCGGCGTAGGCTGCTTTGTGGATTCCTGTCGCACTTGCGAGAATTGCAAATCAGGCATTGAGCAATATTGCGAGGAAGGAATGGTAGGTACTTACAATGGACGTGAAAGAGGTACCAATGCTCCTACCTATGGCGGTTACTCTACTCAGATTGTAGTAGATGAACAATACACATTGCGTATTTCTGATAAACTGCCATTGGCAGGCGTAGCACCTTTGTTATGCGCGGGTATCACTACCTATTCACCACTCAGACATGTAGGTGTTACCAAAGGACATAGAGTTGCCGTATTAGGTTTAGGTGGTTTGGGTCACATGGCAGTAAAATTTGCAGCCTCATTTGGTGCAGAAGTAACGATGCTGAGCTCCTCTCCTTCCAAAGAGGCAGATGCCAAAAAGTTAGGTGCGCATCACTTCGCATTGACATCAGATGCTAATACCATGAAAAAATTGCAGAATCATTTTGACTTTATCCTCAACACCGTTTCTGCACCACATGATTACAGCACATATCTGAACCTGTTACGCACCAATGGTACCATGATCGTTGTGGGCGTACCTCCTAGTCCATCAGAAGTACCTGCATTCAACCTGATCATGAAAAGAAGAAGCATCATTGGGTCGCTGATCGGTGGCATAAAAGAAACCCAGGAAATGTTAGACTATTGTGCTGAACACAATATCGTTTCTGACGTGGAAGTGATTCCGATGCAACAGATCAATGAAGCGTATGAAAGAATGCTAAAAGCAGACGTGCGCTACAGATTTGTGATCGATCTGGCGTCATTGAAATAA
- the gcvP gene encoding aminomethyl-transferring glycine dehydrogenase gives MNLFEQQSAEFQTRHIGPNQADTESMLKTIGLSSMEELISKTIPDSIRIKKPLGIPAAVSEFAYLTELKKVAAKNKLYKNYIGQGYYGTITPSVILRNIFENPGWYTQYTPYQAEISQGRLESLLNYQTMVADLTGLPISNASLLDEATAAAEAMAMIFHHINKTDVISRPKLFVDQHTFQQTIDVLITRAEPIGIEVVVGDYQTASIDDTYFGALIQYPNSKGSVNDYKTFIDKVHAAEGLVIMATDLLALTVLTTPGELGADVAVGSAQRFGVPMGFGGPHAAFFATKDDFKRGIPGRLIGVSIDAQGNRALRMALQTREQHIKREKATSNICTAQALLANMAAMYAVYHGASGLKNIATRVHQLTQALADGLKSMGVILHNESYFDTLHVSGINIDNLKKNAEAAETNFFYTADAVVISLDETTTADDVNHILNIFAQTTGKKAATVTPANLSTVNYQLPTSLQRTSAYLTHPVFNTHRSESQMMRYIKQLENKDLSLNTSMISLGSCTMKLNAATEMIPVSWPEFGGLHPFVPASQTAGYQQIISELNDYLCKVTGFTACSLQPNSGAQGEYAGLLTIRAYHVARKESHRNIVLIPISAHGTNPASAVMAGFKVVVVKCDDAGNIDVADLKAKAEQYKDSLGALMVTYPSTHGVFEETIRDICQTIHENGGLVYMDGANMNAQVGLTSPGMIGADVCHLNLHKTFSIPHGGGGPGMGPICVNDKLAPYLPGHTVLGNPNLAVSAAQYGSASILLISYAYIKMLGEEGIRQSTVYAILNANYMKARLEKYYKILYTGKNGTCAHEFIVDLRPFKQSVGIEAEDVAKRLIDYGFHAPTMSFPVPGTIMIEPTESEDKAELDRFCDALISIYQEIKAIEDGKADKTDNPLKNAPHTQAVVCADTWNHAYTRQEAAFPLYYVTQNKFWPSVARVNNTHGDRNLICTCEPVSSYMSE, from the coding sequence ATGAATCTTTTTGAACAGCAGTCAGCCGAATTTCAAACAAGACATATCGGACCCAATCAAGCCGATACCGAGTCAATGCTCAAAACCATTGGTCTTTCTTCGATGGAGGAATTGATCAGTAAGACCATCCCGGACAGCATTCGTATAAAAAAGCCATTGGGCATACCTGCTGCTGTAAGTGAGTTCGCGTATTTGACAGAGCTGAAAAAAGTGGCTGCGAAAAATAAACTTTACAAGAATTATATCGGTCAGGGTTATTATGGCACGATTACTCCGAGTGTGATCCTGCGTAATATTTTTGAGAACCCGGGTTGGTATACACAATACACACCTTACCAGGCTGAGATCTCTCAAGGACGTTTGGAAAGCTTACTGAACTACCAAACCATGGTAGCAGACCTCACAGGTTTACCCATTTCCAATGCATCATTGTTGGATGAAGCAACAGCTGCTGCTGAAGCAATGGCCATGATCTTCCATCACATCAATAAAACAGATGTGATCAGCAGACCTAAATTATTTGTAGACCAACATACCTTCCAACAAACGATAGATGTATTGATCACCCGTGCGGAACCGATCGGTATTGAAGTAGTAGTGGGTGATTATCAAACTGCTTCGATCGATGATACATATTTCGGAGCGTTGATCCAATATCCGAACAGTAAAGGTTCTGTAAATGATTATAAAACTTTCATTGATAAAGTACATGCTGCTGAAGGACTGGTGATCATGGCTACAGATCTGTTGGCGCTCACTGTATTGACTACACCGGGTGAACTGGGTGCAGATGTTGCAGTAGGTAGTGCACAACGTTTTGGTGTTCCGATGGGTTTTGGTGGACCACATGCTGCTTTCTTTGCTACCAAAGATGATTTCAAAAGAGGGATTCCCGGCAGATTGATCGGTGTGAGTATCGATGCACAAGGCAACCGCGCATTACGCATGGCTTTGCAAACAAGAGAGCAACACATTAAAAGAGAAAAAGCAACTTCCAATATCTGTACCGCACAAGCATTGTTAGCCAATATGGCTGCAATGTATGCTGTGTATCATGGTGCAAGTGGATTGAAGAATATTGCCACTCGTGTACATCAGTTAACACAGGCATTGGCGGATGGCTTAAAGTCAATGGGCGTTATCCTCCACAATGAAAGTTACTTTGACACATTGCATGTTTCAGGAATCAATATTGACAATCTGAAGAAAAATGCAGAAGCTGCAGAAACAAATTTCTTCTATACAGCAGATGCTGTGGTGATCAGCTTAGATGAAACCACAACAGCAGATGATGTGAATCATATCTTGAACATTTTTGCACAAACAACCGGCAAAAAAGCAGCAACAGTAACTCCTGCAAATCTGTCCACTGTCAACTATCAACTACCCACATCACTTCAGCGCACATCTGCTTACCTCACACATCCTGTTTTCAATACACACAGAAGTGAGAGTCAGATGATGCGTTATATCAAACAATTGGAGAACAAAGATCTTTCACTGAATACAAGCATGATCAGTTTGGGTAGTTGTACCATGAAGCTGAATGCAGCAACGGAAATGATTCCGGTAAGCTGGCCTGAATTTGGTGGTTTGCATCCTTTTGTTCCTGCTTCTCAAACAGCGGGTTACCAGCAGATCATCAGTGAATTGAATGATTATCTCTGTAAAGTAACCGGATTCACTGCTTGTAGTTTACAGCCCAACAGTGGCGCACAAGGTGAATATGCCGGCTTGTTGACCATTCGTGCTTATCATGTTGCCAGAAAAGAATCACACAGAAATATTGTACTGATCCCGATCAGTGCACACGGTACCAATCCTGCCAGCGCTGTAATGGCTGGTTTCAAGGTAGTAGTAGTGAAATGTGATGATGCCGGGAATATCGATGTAGCAGATCTGAAAGCAAAAGCTGAACAATACAAAGACAGTTTAGGTGCATTGATGGTAACCTATCCATCAACACATGGTGTGTTTGAAGAAACGATCAGAGATATCTGTCAGACCATTCATGAGAATGGTGGATTGGTATATATGGATGGTGCGAATATGAATGCACAGGTTGGATTAACAAGTCCGGGTATGATCGGTGCAGATGTATGTCACTTGAATTTGCATAAAACATTTTCTATTCCACACGGTGGTGGTGGACCTGGTATGGGACCTATCTGTGTGAATGATAAACTGGCGCCTTACTTACCGGGCCATACTGTTTTAGGTAATCCGAATTTGGCAGTGAGTGCGGCACAATATGGTTCAGCAAGTATTTTGCTGATCAGTTATGCATACATCAAAATGTTGGGTGAAGAAGGTATTCGTCAATCGACAGTATATGCCATCCTGAATGCGAATTATATGAAAGCGCGTCTGGAGAAATATTATAAGATCCTGTATACCGGAAAGAATGGTACATGTGCGCATGAATTCATTGTAGACTTACGTCCATTCAAACAAAGTGTAGGTATCGAAGCAGAAGATGTAGCGAAGCGTTTGATCGATTATGGTTTCCATGCGCCAACCATGAGTTTCCCGGTTCCAGGCACTATCATGATCGAGCCAACGGAAAGTGAGGACAAAGCAGAGCTGGATCGTTTCTGTGATGCATTGATCTCTATCTATCAGGAAATAAAAGCCATTGAAGATGGCAAAGCAGATAAGACTGATAATCCACTGAAGAATGCGCCGCATACACAAGCAGTGGTTTGTGCTGATACATGGAATCATGCTTATACACGTCAGGAAGCTGCATTCCCATTGTATTATGTAACACAGAATAAATTCTGGCCGAGTGTGGCGAGGGTGAATAATACCCATGGCGACAGAAACCTGATCTGCACCTGTGAGCCGGTATCGTCTTACATGTCTGAATAA
- a CDS encoding SusC/RagA family TonB-linked outer membrane protein, whose protein sequence is MKSVSNFISPKLWAVLCCIVVSLSVQAQLIKGVVKDSTSNPLVGATIQLKGSPLKTATINDGSFSLNLQGASSSNAVLLISYTGFQDKEIKLNGASSLNILLSEKKELLQEVVVTALGIRREEKSLGYAAQTVRESAVKDAKTNNWVNTLSGKVAGLNIQGTGAGPMGSSRVTLRGENSLNLDNNQALIIIDGVPVNSRITGTGFTSHLSADGPVDFGSGLSDINPDDIDKITVLKGPGATALYGSRAAGGAIIITTKSGQRTDKGIGVTFNSNVSIDQVNRWPDYQFEYGEGRTNAYYSYLDSPDGPNTSTGVAAGRAWGPRFNGQLYYQFNPNAPDGRPTERTPWVAHKDYISGFFKTGVTISNSISIEGGNDKGSARLSLTHLKNDWILPNTGFERYNAALSVSQKVSDKLKITGKVNYTNKQSDNLPTAGYNNQTIMYFLIIGTAPNIRPEWFKPYWQPGLVGVQQRNPFNPGPDNPYLDLYEMLNKMNKHGVIGNISATYTINKKLELMLRTGTDLSYEFRSQQRPFSMTKYPRGMYREQNVFNYEINSDVLLTYKDKLNDDINYTVSGGANAMRQTSDFTGAYADQLSQPGIYQISNSLDPAVIDAIKTKKAINSVYGSAQFAYREKIFLDVTGRNDWSSTLPFKNNSFFYPSVSTSFLLSDLFTLPSQISFAKFRASWAQVGNDTRPYQTDKYYDRIYGNSFTNPSTLFNPNLKPEITSSYEAGLDIRFFKGRLGIDVALYDNKSRNQILAIPLDPVSGYSSALVNAGLINSKGVELMVTGKPIVNRKFTWTTTLTWSRNRSYVRELADGITNQIIYSHGSNVSIEARVGGRMGDLYGRGFQRTPEGQIIYSSNGLPAPLDPVAKKWGNAFADWKAGLMNEFNIGNFRINILLDGQKGGDIYSQTNHKNNTLGKTKVTLPGRENGIVGEGVVFNAGTGKYEPNTRSVPASSYYDNIYGISNAEMNIFDASFLKLREARVEFNLPKTLLSKIGIRQTSVAVYGRDLFNITSFPGFDPEGGNLNSGTLTPGVELTQFPSTRNMGVNLTFKF, encoded by the coding sequence ATGAAATCTGTATCGAATTTTATTTCCCCCAAACTATGGGCAGTACTGTGTTGCATCGTTGTTTCTTTGTCTGTGCAAGCACAGCTCATCAAAGGTGTTGTGAAAGACAGTACATCCAATCCACTGGTAGGCGCTACCATTCAATTAAAAGGATCGCCACTGAAAACAGCTACCATCAATGATGGTTCTTTCTCTTTGAATTTACAAGGTGCTTCTTCTTCCAATGCGGTATTGCTGATCAGTTATACCGGATTTCAGGATAAGGAAATCAAACTGAATGGAGCGAGTTCACTCAATATTCTGTTATCAGAAAAAAAGGAGTTATTACAGGAGGTAGTTGTAACAGCATTGGGTATCAGACGGGAAGAAAAATCTTTGGGTTATGCTGCCCAAACAGTGCGCGAGAGTGCAGTGAAAGATGCCAAGACCAATAACTGGGTGAATACTTTATCGGGTAAAGTTGCAGGATTGAATATTCAAGGTACAGGCGCCGGTCCGATGGGTTCTTCACGCGTTACCTTACGAGGTGAGAACTCTTTGAATTTAGATAATAACCAGGCATTGATCATTATTGATGGTGTACCGGTGAATAGCAGAATTACTGGAACCGGCTTTACTTCGCATCTTTCTGCAGATGGTCCGGTTGACTTTGGATCAGGATTATCTGATATCAATCCAGATGACATTGATAAAATCACCGTGTTGAAAGGTCCGGGTGCTACTGCATTGTATGGTAGTCGTGCTGCAGGTGGAGCTATCATCATCACGACTAAATCCGGACAAAGAACAGACAAAGGCATCGGTGTGACTTTCAATTCAAATGTCAGCATCGATCAAGTGAACCGTTGGCCGGATTATCAATTTGAATACGGCGAGGGAAGAACCAATGCTTACTATTCTTATCTCGATAGTCCTGACGGTCCGAACACCAGTACAGGTGTTGCAGCCGGACGTGCATGGGGCCCAAGATTCAACGGTCAACTCTATTATCAGTTTAATCCCAATGCTCCTGATGGTAGACCAACAGAGAGAACACCATGGGTGGCGCATAAAGATTATATCTCCGGATTTTTCAAAACAGGTGTAACGATCTCAAATAGTATTTCTATTGAGGGTGGTAATGATAAAGGTTCTGCCAGGTTATCACTGACACATTTGAAAAATGATTGGATCCTTCCCAATACCGGATTTGAACGTTATAATGCTGCTTTATCAGTATCTCAAAAAGTTTCTGATAAATTGAAGATCACCGGTAAGGTGAATTATACCAACAAGCAAAGCGATAATCTTCCTACAGCAGGTTATAACAACCAAACCATCATGTATTTCCTGATCATTGGTACTGCACCCAATATCAGGCCAGAATGGTTCAAACCTTATTGGCAGCCGGGATTGGTAGGTGTGCAGCAAAGAAATCCATTCAATCCGGGTCCGGATAATCCTTATCTGGATCTGTATGAGATGTTGAATAAGATGAATAAACATGGAGTGATCGGAAATATCTCAGCAACCTATACTATCAATAAGAAACTGGAGCTGATGTTGCGTACGGGAACAGATCTGTCTTATGAGTTCCGTTCACAGCAAAGGCCTTTTAGTATGACCAAATACCCACGTGGTATGTATCGTGAGCAAAATGTATTCAATTATGAGATCAACTCTGATGTATTATTGACTTACAAGGATAAGTTGAATGATGATATCAATTATACTGTATCCGGGGGTGCCAATGCGATGCGTCAAACATCTGATTTTACGGGTGCTTATGCTGATCAGCTTTCACAGCCCGGTATTTATCAAATCTCTAATAGTTTGGATCCTGCGGTGATCGATGCGATCAAAACTAAGAAAGCGATCAACAGTGTATATGGTTCTGCACAGTTCGCTTATCGTGAGAAGATATTTTTAGATGTTACTGGAAGAAATGACTGGTCAAGCACATTGCCATTTAAAAATAATTCTTTCTTCTATCCATCTGTAAGTACTAGTTTTTTACTGAGTGATCTATTCACTTTGCCTTCTCAGATCTCTTTTGCAAAATTCAGGGCATCATGGGCGCAAGTGGGTAATGATACTCGTCCTTATCAAACCGATAAGTATTATGATCGTATTTATGGAAACAGTTTTACGAATCCATCTACACTATTCAATCCGAATCTAAAGCCTGAGATCACTTCTAGTTATGAAGCAGGATTAGATATCCGTTTCTTCAAAGGAAGATTGGGTATTGATGTAGCACTCTATGATAACAAAAGCCGCAATCAGATTCTGGCTATCCCATTAGATCCTGTTTCCGGTTATTCAAGTGCGCTGGTGAATGCAGGTTTGATCAATAGTAAGGGCGTGGAATTGATGGTAACAGGTAAGCCGATCGTGAACAGAAAATTTACCTGGACCACCACGCTTACCTGGAGTCGTAACAGAAGTTATGTACGTGAATTGGCAGATGGTATTACCAATCAGATCATTTATAGTCATGGTAGCAATGTAAGTATTGAAGCAAGAGTAGGTGGACGTATGGGAGATCTCTATGGCAGAGGTTTTCAGCGTACACCGGAAGGGCAGATCATTTACTCTTCCAATGGATTACCTGCTCCTTTGGATCCTGTTGCTAAAAAATGGGGAAATGCTTTCGCGGATTGGAAAGCAGGTTTGATGAATGAATTCAATATTGGCAATTTCCGTATCAATATTTTATTGGATGGACAAAAGGGCGGTGATATCTATTCTCAAACGAATCACAAGAACAATACCCTGGGTAAAACCAAAGTGACATTGCCGGGTAGAGAAAATGGTATCGTCGGTGAGGGCGTCGTATTCAATGCCGGTACCGGGAAATATGAACCGAATACACGTTCAGTTCCGGCAAGTTCTTATTATGACAATATTTATGGAATCAGTAATGCAGAGATGAACATTTTTGATGCATCGTTTCTCAAATTAAGAGAGGCTAGAGTTGAATTCAATCTCCCCAAAACATTATTGTCAAAAATTGGTATTCGCCAAACCAGTGTTGCTGTGTATGGGCGTGATCTCTTCAATATTACCAGCTTCCCGGGCTTTGATCCGGAAGGAGGTAACCTGAACAGTGGTACACTAACACCCGGTGTTGAATTAACACAGTTCCCGTCTACCAGAAACATGGGAGTAAACCTCACTTTCAAATTTTAA